TCCCTTATCTGATTTTTTAGATTTAGAAATAAGATGGCCTTCTGAACCTGAGAAATTTGCGAGCAGTGTTTCTGAAAAGACACCAGCTCAGTGGTTGAGTACTCAGAGTTTGGCAGGAGTCGATCTGGACAACTTTTTTTCTGAAGCTAAGGTAGACCCTGTTTCTGCATCTACTGAGGAACAGTTTGAACTGAAAAAACATGAGGATGCTACTGGAAGTGATGCCTTTGGAAGTCAGGGAAATCTTAGCTTGTTTGAGAATGTCAAGCCTTCTGAGGAAGTTCCTATATGGTCTAAGAAAGATGAAGGTGGTGACTCCTTTTCTGGTTGGGAGGCTGATTTTCAATCAGCTGGTTCTGGAACTCAACAACAGGAATTGAAATCATCTGATCCCTTTATGGGATATTCTGGTACCGGAGCTCAACAACAGGAATTCCAATTATTTGATCCTTTTGCAGGATCCTATTCAGTTGATCTTTCTTCCCAGATGGATTTTGTTTTTGGATCTGGAAAAGATTTAGTTGCTGATAAAACAAAAGAAACTATAATTTCTGCATCCGATGACTGGTTTGAAGGTGATCTATGGAGGAAGTCTGATACTGGGGTAGCTGTCCAGGAAGATCTGTCTGAAGTTCCTGTAAATGCAAAAGATCACAGAACAGATGGGAGCCGAGATAATTCTTCTTCCATGAATATTGATTGGATTCAAGCTGATCAGTGGCAAACCACCACCAGCAGTAACATTGCAGCTGATAATAAAACCGTCAATGAAGATGATGATTCATTTGATGCTTGGAATGATTTTACAAGCTCCACTACTGCAGAAGTTCCTTCTATTAACTCTTTGAAACAAGATGTTAGTGGCACTGTGCTTTCAGCTGAGCAGGAACCAGAAGACTTGTTCAGTGGAACTATCAAATCAAAAGATGTTGATTTCGGTGGCTTTTCACAGCAGGATTATTTTTCAGGAACTTTTCACAATCACAATGGCTCTGCAGAAGCGAATATTATGGGGTCAGGAAGTTCTGTTTCAGCTAGGTATGTATACATAGGCTGCCTTGCTTAGTCTGAACTAAGTGCTGATAAATCATGCTCTGGATTCCTAAGCATAGGTTGCTATATTTGGTTAATTAAGTTGCATAGATAACCTTGAAATGTTTGTCTGCCATCGCCTCAAAAGATCATGCTGTGGCTACTAGTATTGTCTTTGTTTTGCTTCTCATTTATTATCATGCTAACATCTACGTCAATGTTGGTGTCTATTATGGCAGCATAGAGGTCTGTCACAGCATTCTAGGTGCTAACATGGACAATATATTGAGCATAAAATGAGAGAGAGGGGTGGGGGAGGGAGCGAGTAAAGAAAAAACTTTGGCAAAAGGCCTATTTTAGTCCTTTAACTATTATCCAATAGTCAATCAAGCCCATAAAGATTTTTCGGATCCAATCAAGTCCCTCAACTTTCAATTTCGGCCTAATAACTCTAAACTTAACAATGTTAACTAatagagtaaaaaaaaattagtaaagtaaggttttaatgaataaaatattaattttatattttaaataattaaaataaaaatcaaataaatcatttataaaaaaattgaatactcAAAATCTTTCTTCTTCAAATGCAATCCCATAGAAAAACCTATCATCTCCTCGAGAAAATCAAATATAgattatagaaataaaatcatgCAAATTTCAGCTATAACTCTTCCCTTCTTAAGACCCCTTGTACGACTTCTACACAAGGTGAGTGATGCTTCCACTCTTTCCAATTTCGTTT
This genomic interval from Manihot esculenta cultivar AM560-2 chromosome 12, M.esculenta_v8, whole genome shotgun sequence contains the following:
- the LOC110627526 gene encoding uncharacterized protein LOC110627526, whose amino-acid sequence is MAFDIPYDQIRELQISLRKEAGLASYIPEDPQLPDLPSLQDAISELDPSPPYLRCKLCKGRLVRVNSVICVFCGRQQSKDPPPEPIKFSSTFAYRWFLQSLDLDGSELVAPSVETNESNRGQRTPKIEVPLSDFLDLEIRWPSEPEKFASSVSEKTPAQWLSTQSLAGVDLDNFFSEAKVDPVSASTEEQFELKKHEDATGSDAFGSQGNLSLFENVKPSEEVPIWSKKDEGGDSFSGWEADFQSAGSGTQQQELKSSDPFMGYSGTGAQQQEFQLFDPFAGSYSVDLSSQMDFVFGSGKDLVADKTKETIISASDDWFEGDLWRKSDTGVAVQEDLSEVPVNAKDHRTDGSRDNSSSMNIDWIQADQWQTTTSSNIAADNKTVNEDDDSFDAWNDFTSSTTAEVPSINSLKQDVSGTVLSAEQEPEDLFSGTIKSKDVDFGGFSQQDYFSGTFHNHNGSAEANIMGSGSSVSASMTGLNGRDGESREEVERMEKLSKENSKLKGDAAEMLMSQMHDLSFMLATDLSLPHKKDPQKIDPFSVLSDKD